From one Phocaeicola salanitronis DSM 18170 genomic stretch:
- a CDS encoding helix-turn-helix domain-containing protein — MDITHGNLNTVAKEHIATYCDNRLALIDDLHTLDQTNAVRVEFIMAALCIKGRASLYINGEAYTMNEYDLLICHPNIILEKSMVSADVQFRCICMSPEYINQLAVISNNTWDILKYLEQNPILTLKPEETDMFCQYYDLLRSKLTGTPLRHQKEVIDSLIQAFLYEFHDAMERFGKFATPTYSSSERLFKEFLHLLASLYPKPRMVAVYADKLHVTPKYLSAVCKDISGETASDIINQYVIKDVLYLLKKSEKSIKEIVNELDFPNLSFFGKYVKRYTGSSPKQYRKQLAEKETE; from the coding sequence ATGGATATCACACACGGAAATCTGAACACTGTAGCGAAAGAACACATCGCTACCTATTGCGACAACCGGCTCGCCCTTATCGATGACTTACATACATTAGACCAAACCAATGCCGTCAGAGTAGAATTCATCATGGCTGCCCTCTGCATCAAAGGGAGAGCCTCGCTCTACATCAACGGCGAAGCCTATACGATGAACGAATACGACCTGCTCATCTGCCACCCCAACATCATATTGGAAAAAAGTATGGTCAGTGCAGACGTACAGTTCCGCTGCATCTGCATGTCGCCGGAATACATCAACCAGCTTGCAGTAATTTCGAACAACACCTGGGATATCCTGAAATACCTGGAGCAGAACCCCATCCTCACGCTAAAACCCGAAGAAACCGACATGTTTTGCCAGTATTATGACTTGCTCCGTTCGAAACTGACGGGCACTCCGCTACGCCATCAAAAAGAAGTCATCGACTCGCTGATACAAGCATTCCTTTACGAATTTCATGACGCCATGGAACGATTCGGGAAATTCGCAACGCCTACCTATTCTTCCAGCGAACGGCTGTTCAAAGAATTCCTGCACTTGCTCGCTTCGTTATATCCCAAACCACGGATGGTAGCGGTTTATGCCGACAAGCTGCACGTCACGCCCAAATACCTCTCTGCCGTATGCAAAGACATATCCGGAGAAACCGCTTCCGACATCATCAACCAATACGTCATCAAAGACGTACTCTATCTGCTGAAGAAATCGGAAAAAAGCATCAAGGAAATCGTCAACGAGCTGGACTTCCCCAACCTGTCTTTCTTCGGGAAATACGTAAAACGCTATACCGGCTCTTCGCCCAAGCAATACCGGAAACAATTAGCGGAAAAAGAAACGGAATAG